From one Lycium ferocissimum isolate CSIRO_LF1 chromosome 7, AGI_CSIRO_Lferr_CH_V1, whole genome shotgun sequence genomic stretch:
- the LOC132063318 gene encoding stachyose synthase codes for MAPHDPVESIFNVLKTHKKDNFFELTDGKLFVENVPLLFEVPSNVRFSSFSSICQTSNAPIPLFHRAHSTSFKGGFLGFTKEDSSNCLMNSLGKFTGRDFLSIFRFKTWWSTQWVGNSGSDLQMETQWVLLDVPEIKSYAIIIPIVEGKFRSALHPGKDGHVLICAESGSSQVKASSFGAIAYVHVSDNPYTLMKEAYTALRVYLNTFKLLEEKSVPPLVNKFGWCTWDAFYLTVEPAGVWHGVNEFAQGGISPRFLIIDDGWQSINFDDQDPREDANNLVLGGTQMTARLHRLDQGEKFRKYKAASLVGPNLPIFDPNKPKLLINKAIEIEHAEKARDKATRSGATDLSQFDKNIEKLKKELNEMFGGDQENSFQAEPLCKDLGQHLYSSPCNSDNSGMKAFTRDLRTHFKGLDDIYVWHALCGAWGGVRPGTTHLNSKIIPCKLSQGLDGTMDDLAVVKIVEGGIGLVHPDQADDFYDSMHSYLSKVGITGVKVDVIHTLEYVSEEYGGRVELAKKYYNGLSKSLAKNFNGTGLISSMQQCNDFFLLGTKQISMGRVGDDFWFQDPNGDPNGVYWLQGVHMIHCAYNSMWMGQIIQPDWDMFQSDHVCAKFHAGSRAICGGPVYVSDSLGGHDFDLLKKLVFPDGTIPKCLYFALPTRDCIFKNPLFDGKTILKIWNFNKYGGVIGAFNCQGAGWDPKEKRIRGYSNCYKPMTGSVHVNDIEWDQLKEVSEMSKAEEYAVYLNQAEELFLTKPASDTIPMTLEPSAFEIFSFVPIKQLSPIAKFAPIGLTNMFNGGGAIQGLQYEEAIGDGDNASAKVEVKGGGNFLAYTSVLPSKCYLNGAEVEFEWSSQDGKLILNLPWIEEANGISNVTFLF; via the exons ATGGCACCCCATGATCCAGTTGAATCAATTTTCAATGTATTGAAAACCCATAAAAAGGACAACTTTTTTGAACTAACTGATGGCAAACTCTTTGTTGAAAACGTTCCATTGCTCTTCGAAGTTCCCAGCAATGTCAGGttttcaagtttttcttcaatttgccaAACATCCAATGCTCCAATTCCCCTGTTCCACCGTGCGCATTCAACGTCTTTCAAAGGCGGATTTTTGGGATTCACCAAAGAGGATTCATCCAACTGCTTGATGAATTCCTTGGGGAAATTCACTGGCAGAGATTTTCTCAGCATTTTCAGGTTCAAGACTTGGTGGTCGACACAGTGGGTGGGAAATTCTGGTTCAGATTTGCAAATGGAAACCCAATGGGTCCTCTTGGATGTCCCTGAGATAAAATCCTATGCAATTATTATACCAATAGTTGAAGGGAAATTCAGGTCTGCACTTCACCCTGGCAAAGATGGTCATGTCCTCATCTGTGCTGAGAGTGGTTCTAGCCAAGTGAAAGCATCATCCTTTGGCGCTATCGCGTATGTTCACGTGTCTGATAATCCTTACACCTTGATGAAAGAGGCTTATACTGCTCTTAGAGTTTATTTAAATACTTTTAAGCTCTTGGAAGAAAAATCAGTTCCACCCCTTGTAAATAAATTTGGTTGGTGCACTTGGGATGCTTTTTACTTAACTGTAGAACCAGCAGGTGTATGGCATGGAGTGAATGAATTTGCACAAGGTGGAATTTCTCCGAGGTTTCTTATTATTGATGATGGCTGGCAAAGTATCAATTTTGATGATCAAGATCCCCGTGAGGATGCAAATAATTTGGTTCTTGGTGGAACACAAATGACTGCCAGGCTCCATAGGCTTGATCAAGGAGAGAAATTCAGAAAGTACAAGGCTGCATCCTTAGTGGGTCCTAATCTTCCAATTTTTGACCCCAATAAGCCAAAGTTGTTAATCAATAAAGCAATTGAGATTGAGCATGCAGAAAAAGCTCGTGACAAGGCGACTCGATCCGGAGCTACTGACCTATCACAGTTTGACAAAAATATTGAGAAActgaagaaagaattgaatgaGATGTTTGGTGGGGATCAAGAAAACTCTTTTCAAGCTGAGCCCCTGTGCAAGGACTTAGGTCAACACTTATATAGTAGCCCTTGCAACTCCGATAACTCGGGGATGAAAGCGTTCACCAGGGATTTGAGAACACATTTCAAAGGCCTGGATGATATTTATGTATGGCATGCACTGTGTGGTGCTTGGGGTGGTGTAAGGCCTGGTACTACCCACCTAAATTCCAAGATAATCCCTTGTAAACTTTCTCAGGGGCTTGATGGGACAATGGATGATCTTGCAGTGGTCAAAATAGTGGAAGGTGGCATTGGACTTGTTCATCCCGATCAAGCTGATGATTTTTATGACTCAATGCATTCTTACCTTTCTAAAGTGGGAATTACTGGAGTTAAAGTTGATGTTATCCAT ACACTGGAATATGTCAGTGAAGAATATGGTGGTCGAGTTGAGCTTGCGAAGAAATATTACAACGGGCTATCAAAATCCCTAGCAAAGAACTTCAATGGTACCGGACTCATATCCAGCATGCAACAATGTAATGACTTCTTCCTCCTAGGAACAAAGCAAATCTCAATGGGAAGAGTTG GGGATGATTTTTGGTTCCAAGATCCAAATGGTGACCCAAATGGAGTGTACTGGTTACAGGGTGTTCATATGATTCATTGTGCCTATAACAGTATGTGGATGGGTCAGATTATACAACCAGATTGGGATATGTTCCAATCTGATCATGTATGTGCTAAGTTCCATGCTGGCTCAAGGGCTATTTGTGGGGGACCTGTTTATGTGAGTGACTCCTTGGGTGGACATGATTTTGATCTTTTGAAGAAGCTAGTTTTCCCTGATGGTACCATTCCCAAGTGCCTATATTTTGCACTCCCCACTAGAGACTGCATCTTCAAGAATCCACTCTTTGATGGCAAAACCATTCTCAAGATTTGGAATTTCAACAAG TATGGAGGAGTCATTGGTGCATTCAATTGCCAAGGAGCAGGGTGGGATCCAAAGGAGAAAAGAATCAGGGGATACTCAAATTGCTACAAGCCAATGACAGGGTCAGTCCATGTGAATGACATTGAGTGGGACCAACTGAAAGAAGTATCTGAAATGAGTAAAGCAGAGGAATATGCTGTGTATCTTAACCAAGCTGAGGAATTGTTCTTGACAAAACCTGCCTCAGACACAATCCCAATGACCCTTGAACCATCTGCTTTTGAAATTTTTAGCTTTGTCCCTATCAAACAGCTCAGTCCCATTGCTAAATTTGCTCCAATCGGACTCACCAACATGTTTAATGGTGGAGGAGCTATACAAGGTCTGCAATATGAGGAGGCTATAGGTGATGGTGATAATGCAAGTGCAaaagttgaagttaaaggtGGTGGGAATTTCTTAGCATACACAAGTGTGTTGCCTAGCAAGTGTTACTTGAATGGTGCTGAAGTTGAGTTTGAGTGGTCTTCTCAAGATGGCAAATTGATCCTCAATCTTCCTTGGATTGAAGAGGCCAATGGAATTTCTAatgtaacttttcttttttag